The Triticum urartu cultivar G1812 chromosome 6, Tu2.1, whole genome shotgun sequence genome includes the window GTGCAAAAATTTAGCTTGGTTTTAAGAGGGAAAAACTAACCGTCATCATCTGACGGTTGTAATCATCGTTTGCCTTCACTCATTTCAAGTACTCCCGCACCTCGAGATTCCTATGCTCGACAAACTCCTTATATGCCTACATAATTTAGGTTGTTTCTAAGTGAGCAATGCTGAAAATAAACTGAGAATGCTAGATAGAAAAAGATAAAGAGGAAGTACTTACAGCATGCTGGCGGGCTAAGGGAGTCTGTGAACGCCCCGTACTCTCTAACTGGCTCGGGTTGGTAGCCCGAAGCTGTGTGTACGAGATCGAAGGAGTGATCAAGCCGTCGAAACACGGATATCAGCCATTCTTCTTCCCCTGGATGGCCACCACCGCCGTGTCGTCAATCTGAGACTGGGCGACCTCAGCAACAGGAACATCCGGATGCAACTCCTGATAGTGATGAATGTAAGACCCCAGGTGCTCCTCGGTCTTGCCATAGTACTGGCTCTCGCCCTCCTTGCGATGACTCCGCTCGCAGGCCAGCTTCCACGACTCCATGTCTGAGAGCGGCCTCTTCAACTTGTCCTCCTACAACGTCAAATAGAAGTCAGCCATACATAAGAACATGAcggtaaagaagaacaaaaatgCATCATGCACATAGATATACCTTCATGGCCTTGAAGCCCCAGTGGTTCCTGTTTCCTTGGCCGTGTGTCCCGTCGTCTCCACGGTTAGCCCGGGCCTTGATGCTCTTGGCAGCAAACTCTGCATCGGCGCCGAGCCACCTATCCACCAAACTCGCCCATCCGTCATGCCTTCCATAGCACCAACGAGGAACAACCTATGCAAATTTTGGAAGCATGACATGTGAGCACGAAACATATAGTTGACTGCTTGAAACAATGAAAAGTTAGTAATAGTTACCATCATGAACTGCTCCCTGTTCAAGGTAAGTCGTAGCTTCTGCGCTTGAGTTTTGGTCATCTTTTGGTGCAGGTAGATGTGGTAGTACTGCGAGACGGCAACCCAGCGCACCTCGTACTGCAACTGACGAGCTTTCTTCTTCGCAGCCACAAGCAAGACCACGTCGGCTCTGGCCTTGTGCTCGTCAAGAACTCTATAGAGTTGCTGCAATCATGCATAAACCAGAAGCAAACAAGGCATGAGTTGAGTGATTCAATGATAAACTATGAACGAAACTGAAGACAAGTGATTCAGAAGAGAACTTACCCAAAATTTGGTGATCACGGCCTTAGCGGCCGTCCCGTACTCCGCGTTGCTGCAAGCCTCGTAGTGGGCccagctcgtggccaaaacccgCTGCTGCGGGTCCCTGTCTGGCCGCGGGCAGAATAGGCCAAGCCAAAACTCCTTCAACAGGACAGTGATAAGGCCGTTCGGTTTACGGCCCTTTCCGCGAAGGATCCAGTTTCTGCAAAAGAATCAAATGATTGCCATGTGTACAATAAGAAAATGTTGTCAGGTGTTGAAAATATGATTGAGAGGCACTTACTCTGTCCCCACAGGTTCAATGAGCCACTTGTGCTCCTCGATAGAAGGCGGTGTAGGTAGTCCGGCATTACCACGCAGCCACCCCTGCGGAGCACCCGGTGGCAAGTCACCCCACAACGCGGGATCAACCTCCCCTCcaccctcctcgccctcctcctcaccctcctcctcggcttcctcctcctcaccctcctcctcggcctcctcctcctcgccatcAGGAACATACTCCTCCTCCTCAGACTCAGAAGGTGCCTCTGTATAGGAGGACATCGAAGAAGACCCTCCTATTTCGGACACGGCCCGGAGTTTTTTTGCCCCGGTTGCCTCTccccccacctcctcctcctctaggggctctccccccaccgcctcctcctctagGGTCTCCTCCCCCGACCCCTCCACCTCCCTGTGAGGTGTCATCCTCGCGTAGTCGGGAGGGAACCTTGTGGGCTCGTCCACTCCAAGTAAGTCCTTTAAATTTACTGAGGAAACTAGCGCCGCTGGACTTGCCCATGATTAGCAAACCTGCATTGAGAAGAGAATAAACAATTAGTAAGGATATCAATTAAACAAGCATACAGGAAAAACATTAATACCAGAAGAGCACATTAAGCATACTATTGTAATGATCATTAAAAGAACTTACATTTTctagaacccatatgaatcatCACTATTGTAATCTATTTGTGGACCggtctcatcatcactatcacGCATATCTTCTTCGTTGTCTGACGGAGGTGGAGGCTCTTCCTCATCGTCAGCGTCTTCATTTAACTTTTCAAGCATAATTATGTCTCTTTGATTCACAACTGCCTCACCATCAATCCGTGCGTCGTCGTCGTTTGGGTCCAGGTCAACATAACCCAAGTCATCATCCTCGTTGTTTCGGACCACGTCATCATGTTCCTCTTGATAGAACACTCCCTCGTATGTCATGGGGTTTATGTTGTAGTAATCATCATCGTTCGGGTCCGGTAGCTTACCATGCGGCGACACCTTGAACACAACTTCCCAACCCTTTAGGTACTCTTTCTGGCATGGGTAAGGCAGATAATATACTTGTGTGGCCTGGGTAGCGGCGATAAAGAGATCAGCTCCGGCATAGATGGTTGATGGTTTAACTTCAACTAAACCAACAGAAGGCGTATGTCTCAAACCCTTTTTGGGGTCGAACCATCGGCATTTGAACACAGTGATACTTAGGTGTTCGCGGCCATGTTTGAATGTAAGCTCGTATATTTTTCCTACCCTTCCGTAGTAATCTACTTTATTATCTCCTTCAGTGAAGACTCCGGTATTTATGGTTTTGGGATCAAGCCGACTGTTCTGGTGCTCCTCTGTATTGAAGCGATACCCATTCACATCATACTTTTCGCATGTCATGACGACAGGATCAAAACCCATGGAAACCCATCTCAATTCTTCATCCATTGATTCGGTCAGATCATTTCCCTACAAGTTTAATTGAAATTATAgggtgcatgagtttaattgaaattatagggtgcatgagtttaattgaAAGTGTGAAAAATTACTTTCTCCATGAACCACGCAACGAAATTTTTCCTTCCATCAGCACCCTTTCGGAGAAGAGCAAGTGCCTCCGCTTCAGTAGGAGGCAGCATTCCCGTCCATTCTTCTTCAACGAATCGACTACAATAAGAAAAGTGGTATAAGAACTAGGCAAAGTGAACATAACGAATTGACTAAAAGAATGGTGCAAAGGTATTACCTCATCCACTCATCCTCAACttccttgatgttgtgcaagaTATAGAACATGACATCCTCCCACTCATCTCGTGGCATGAGATAAGGTTTCGAGCATCCAGCCCTACCACCTTGCCCGATGAATAGAGGCAACTTGGGTTTATACTTGGGTTCTTCTGTATTGTATCGAGACACCTTATTGTGCAACGTGGGAACATGGTCCGGATAGTAGGTTGTCCTGAGGTCTGCCACCTCCTCTAGGATAACTGCCTCAGCTATggaagcttcaatcttagctttgtttccacatTTCTGTCTCAGATGCTTGTTCTGTCTCTCAGGGCCGTACTGCCAACGATTCTGCACAGGGCCCCCCAACAATACCTCGTTCGGGAGGTGCAAAAGGAGATGTGTCATCGGAGTAAAGAAGCCTGGCGGGAAGATCTTCTCTAGCTTGCATATCAACTCCGGCGCCTTCTTATGCATTTCTTTTATCTTCTCAGGACATACTTCtttagcacaaagcgtgtggaaGAAATGGCTTAACTCCGCAAGCACACGCCAGACACGCTCGGGAACATAGCCCCGAACCATCACCGGCATAATCCGCTCAATCCATACATGATAGTCATGACTCTTGAGCCCGGTCACTCTGCCCGTTGAAAGATTGACCCCCTTACTTATATTCAACGCATAACCATCAGTGAACTTCACGACGTGTTTCAGCCACTTGAATGTCTCCATCTTATGATCCTTTTTAAGTACGAAGTCAGCATCTGGCTTGAACCAAGATTTTCGACTGCCTGTGGGAGGCTGCATGTGTAGACGTGGTCTATCACAAATATTCTGTTGATCAACTCTAGCATTAACATTATCCTTTGTCTTATCAGGAATGTTGAGGATCGTGCGAAAAAGGGACTCTGCGAGATTCTTTTCGGTGTGCATCACGTCTATGTTGTATGGAAGTTTGAGCTCCTTAAAATAGGAAAGCTGCGTGAAGGGGGTAATGTGAGTCCAGTTGTGCGTCTCACCATATCCTTCCAATTTTTTCCCTTTACCTTTTCCTTTGCCCTCGCCCTCGTCTTCGCCTGtggctttgcctttgcctttgcctttccCCTCACCGGCAGGCTTAAGAGCTTTAAGCTAAGCAAGCACATCCGCACCAGAAAATGTTGGAATCTCGTTTACTTCATGGACAACTTTGCCTTttgtgaagttcttcttgtcttccctatcaggatggtctggagggaggaactgtcgatgcaggtcaaaTGCAACATACTTGCCACCCTTCTTCAGCCAAATGAAAATCAAGGCCAGCATGCACACTGGGCAAGGCATCTTTCCACTTGTACACCATCCGCAGAACAGGGCATAACCgggaaagtcatgcatgcaatattgtagccaaactttcatcaagaaatttttCTGCAGATGTCGGTCGTATGTCAACCTCGGGAAGTACCAAGAATGGTGCAAATCATCCACCAACGGCTGCATAAACACACTCAAATTCTTCCCCGGATATTCAGGCCCCAGAATTATAAGCGACGGGAACATGGTCTTGCGTTGCATTATGGCGCCGGGAGGGAGATTCAGCGGAATAACAAATACGGACCAACAGCTGTATGGATTAGACGACATACCATATGGATTGAACCCATCACCTGTTATAGCAATTCTGACATTCCCAGCCTCGGCTGCTTCCTCCGGGTACTCTATATCGAATGACTTCCATGCTTCACCCCCTGATGGATGTACAATTTTTTTTAGATTGTACCTTTTCCCTTCcttgtgccacttcatcattttggcagactcctcggtgatgaaaaggcgctgcagtctttttataaaatcaagataCTGAAGAACCTTCACAGGGATTTTTAGCTGCTGCTTCTGACCATGCTTATCGACCACCTCAATATACCGAGAGGAACCGCACTTCCTACAGTACTTGTCATCCGCATACTCATGCctaaacaaaaggcaattctTTGGACAAACATGTATTTTCTCATAGTCCATCGAGAGCGCCTTCATGATTTTCTTCGTAGTGTACATGGTTTTCGGCAGTTCATGGCCCTCAGGCAGGTTGTTAGCCCATACTCCCAGAAATGCTTCGAAGCAACCTCGGCTACAGCCGTACTCAGCCTTGACTGCCAtcagttgcgagatggcatccaacaCAGACAGCTTGGCACCCTCATAGAGAGGTTTCTTTGACGAGGCCAAGATTTCCAGGAAGGCCTTTGCGGTTTCCTCCGGCTCCTCCGGTTCATTCGCTGAATGTGACGGAGGTGTCGGCTGTGCAGCAAAGACATCATCTAGCATGTCTCTAACCCCATCGTCctcattgttggggaacgttgcagaaaacaaaaaatttcctacggtttcaccaagatccatctaggagttcatctagcaacgagtgatcggattgcatctacatacctttgtagatcacgtgcggaagcgttcaaagaacggggatgaggaaggcgtactcgacgtgatccaaatcaccggagatcctagcaccgaacggacggcacctccgtgttcaacacacgtacggtcagcgtgacgtcccctccttcttgatccagcaaggggaaggagaggttgaggaagatggctccagcagcagcacgacggcgtggtggtggtggagctgcagtactccgtcagggcttcgccaagctctagggaggaggaggaggtgttggagagagagaggaaggcaccaaaggcgtggggtgagaggccctccttcccccactatatatagggagcctagggggggcgccggccctaggagatgcaatcacctaggggggcggcggccaagggaggaatccctcctccccaaggcacctaggaggtgccttccccctttaggactcttcccttcttgatctcctggcgcatgggcctcttggggctggtgcccttggcccatataggccaaggcgcacacccctacagcccatgtggccccccggggcaggtggccccacccggtggacccccgggacccttccggtggtcccggtacaataccgatgaccccgaaacttgtcccgatggccgaaatagcacttcctatatataattctttacctccggaccattccggaactcctcgtgacgtccgggatctcatacgggactccgaacaacattcatgttactgcatatacatatccctacaaccctagcgtcaccgaaccttaagtgtgtagaccctacgggttcgggagacatgtagacatgaccgagattgctctccggtcaataaccaatagcgggatctggatacccatgttggctcccacatcttcctcgatgatctcatcagatgaaccacgatgtcgaggattcaagcaaccccgtatacaattccctttgtcaatcggtatgttacttgcccgagattcgatcgtcggtatcccaatacctcgttcaatctcgttaccggcaagtcactttactcgtaccataatgcatgatcccatgaccagacacttggtcactttgagctcattatgatgatgcattaccgagtgggcccggtgatacctctccgtcacacggagtgacaaatcccagtcttgatccgtgtcaacccaacagacactttcggagatacccgtagtatacctttatagtcacccagttacattgtgacgtttggtacacccaaagcactcctacggtatccgagagttacacgatctcatggtctaaggaaaagatacttgacattggaaaactctagcaaatgaactatacgatcttgtgctatgtttaggattgggtcttgtccatcacatcattctcctaatgatgtgatctcgttatcaatgacatccaatgtccatagtcaggaaaccatgactatctgttgatcaacgagctagtcaactagaggcttactagggacatgttggtgtctattatgcacacatgtattacgatttccggataacacaattatagcatgaataaagacaattatcatgaacaaggaaatataataataatgcttttattattgcctctagggcatatttccaacagtctcccacttgcactagagtcaataatctagttatattgtgatgaatcgaacacccatggaattctggtgttgatcatgttttgctctagggagaggtttagtcaatggatctactacattcaggtccgtatgtactttacaaatatctgtgtctccatcttgaacattttcacgaatggagttgaagcgacgcttgatgtgcctggttttcttgtgaaacctgggctccttggcaagtgcaatagctccaatgttgtcacagaagagtttgattggccccgacgcattgggtatgactcctaggtcggtgatgaactccatcacccaaattgcttcgtgcgctgcctccgaggctgccatgtactccgcttcacatgtagatcccgccacgacgctctgcttgcaactgcaccagcttactgccccaccattcaaaatatacacgtatccagtttgtgacttagagtcatccagatctgtgtcgaagctagcgtcgacgtaaccttttatgacgagctcttcgtcacctccataaacgagaaacatttccttagtccttttcaggtacttcaggatattcttgaccgctgtccagtgttccttgcctggattactttggtaccttcctaccaaacttacggcaaggtttacatcaggtctggtacacagcatggcatacataatagaacctatgcctgaggcataggggatgacactcatctcttctatatcttctgccgtggtcggacattgagctgagctcaatttcacaccttgcgatacaggcaagaaccccttcttagactgatccatatcgaacttcttcaatatcttgtcaaggtatgtgctttgtgaaagacctatgaggcgtcttgatctatctctgtagatcttgatgcctaatatataagcagcttctccaaggtccttcattgaaaaactcttattcaagtaggccttaatgctgtccaaaagctctatatcatttcccatcaaaagtatgtcatctacatataatatgagaaatgctacagagctcccactcactttcttgtaaacgcaggcttctccataagtctgcgtaaacccaaacgctttgatcatctcatcaaagcgaatgttccaactccttgatgcttgcaccagcccataaatcgagcgttggagcttgcacaccttgtcagcattcttaggatcgacaaaaccttccggctgcatcatatacaattcttccttaaggaaaccattaaggaatgccgttttgacgtccatttgccatatctcataatcatagaatgcggcaattgctaacatgattcggacggactttagcttcgctaccggtgagaaagtctcatcgtagtcaatcccttgaacttgtcgataacccttagcgacaagccgagctttatagatggtcacattaccatccgtgtctgtcttcttcttaaagatccatttattttctatggctcgccgctctatgggcaagtcagtcaaagtccatacctcgttttcatacatggatcctatctcagatttcatggcttccagccatttgttggaatccgggcccgccatcgcttcttcatagttcgaaggttcaccgttgtctaacaacatgatttccaagatagggttgccgtaccactctggtgcggaacgtgtccttgtggaccttcgaatttcagtaggagcttgatcagaagtatcctgatcatcatcattaacttcctctctagtcggtgcaggcacctcaggaacattttcttgagttgcgccattt containing:
- the LOC125516400 gene encoding uncharacterized protein LOC125516400, whose product is MTKTQAQKLRLTLNREQFMMVVPRWCYGRHDGWASLVDRWLGADAEFAAKSIKARANRGDDGTHGQGNRNHWGFKAMKEDKLKRPLSDMESWKLACERSHRKEGESQYYGKTEEHLGSYIHHYQELHPDVPVAEVAQSQIDDTAVVAIQGKKNG
- the LOC125517320 gene encoding uncharacterized protein LOC125517320, whose amino-acid sequence is MPVMVRGYVPERVWRVLAELSHFFHTLCAKEVCPEKIKEMHKKAPELICKLEKIFPPGFFTPMTHLLLHLPNEVLLGGPVQNRWQYGPERQNKHLRQKCGNKAKIEASIAEAVILEEVADLRTTYYPDHVPTLHNKVSRYNTEEPKYKPKLPLFIGQGGRAGCSKPYLMPRDEWEDVMFYILHNIKEVEDEWMSRFVEEEWTGMLPPTEAEALALLRKGADGRKNFVAWFMEKVIFHTFN